One part of the Leptolyngbya sp. CCY15150 genome encodes these proteins:
- the ruvX gene encoding Holliday junction resolvase RuvX, whose product MKQRISALGLDVGRRRIGVAGCDGTGLIATGLFTIERQSFQQVVEQLQAIARERQVQVLVIGLPYCMDGHLGQQARQVQKFVHRITPLLNLPVVYVDERLTSVQAEELIEAERRVSHDKGLIDRKAAALILQRWLDEGAQRPDLMESDRVTP is encoded by the coding sequence GTGAAGCAGCGCATTTCAGCACTAGGTCTGGATGTCGGCCGGCGGCGCATTGGTGTCGCGGGTTGTGACGGTACAGGTTTAATTGCCACTGGCCTGTTCACCATCGAGCGACAATCGTTTCAGCAGGTGGTCGAGCAACTGCAGGCGATCGCCCGTGAGCGCCAGGTGCAGGTCTTAGTCATTGGCTTGCCCTACTGCATGGATGGGCATCTGGGGCAGCAGGCTAGGCAGGTACAAAAATTTGTCCATCGCATCACGCCTCTGTTGAACCTCCCAGTCGTCTATGTCGATGAACGGCTGACCTCGGTGCAGGCAGAAGAATTGATCGAGGCAGAACGACGCGTGTCCCACGATAAAGGGCTGATTGATCGCAAGGCCGCCGCCCTGATTCTGCAACGCTGGCTAGATGAAGGGGCCCAGCGACCCGACCTCATGGAGAGCGATCGCGTAACCCCATAG
- the tsaB gene encoding tRNA (adenosine(37)-N6)-threonylcarbamoyltransferase complex dimerization subunit type 1 TsaB yields the protein MTSASPSYALAIHTSSPDLGLAMASLADLSSSDQSSSDLSSSDLSSSDRSGSDLSHYDRSHADLFGDRRSQVWPLGREISSQLHLYLQDFLQPHTWSDLAYLAVAIGPGSFTGTRIGVVTARTLAQQLKIPLFGISSLGAIAWQAAAPMYHTDPDRPIQIAVHMAAQRQSVHGAIYRMQRSPQDGQATLVALVPDAVFSQEGWQACLAAHPKPDHWVEAIDGLGESVVSILTLAHLAWQQGHRPDWSSVLPTYGQSPV from the coding sequence ATGACCTCTGCATCCCCATCCTACGCCCTGGCCATTCATACCTCTAGTCCTGATCTAGGCTTAGCCATGGCATCTCTCGCAGATCTATCTAGCTCTGATCAATCCAGTTCAGACCTATCCAGTTCAGACCTATCCAGTTCCGATCGATCTGGCTCTGATTTATCTCACTATGATCGATCTCATGCCGATCTGTTTGGCGATCGCCGCTCTCAAGTCTGGCCCCTTGGACGAGAGATTTCCAGCCAGCTCCACCTTTATCTCCAGGACTTTTTGCAGCCTCACACTTGGTCAGATTTGGCCTATCTTGCTGTTGCCATTGGCCCCGGTAGCTTCACCGGCACCCGCATCGGCGTGGTCACCGCCCGCACCCTGGCCCAGCAGCTCAAGATTCCTCTCTTCGGCATTTCCAGCCTAGGAGCGATCGCTTGGCAAGCGGCTGCACCCATGTATCACACCGATCCAGATCGACCTATCCAGATCGCTGTTCACATGGCTGCCCAGCGTCAATCCGTCCACGGCGCAATCTACAGGATGCAGCGATCGCCCCAGGATGGCCAAGCCACCCTCGTTGCCCTAGTGCCCGATGCTGTCTTTTCTCAAGAGGGCTGGCAAGCCTGCCTCGCCGCCCATCCCAAACCCGACCATTGGGTCGAAGCGATCGATGGACTAGGGGAGTCCGTAGTATCAATCTTGACCTTGGCGCACTTAGCATGGCAACAAGGTCATCGCCCTGACTGGTCATCGGTTCTACCCACCTATGGGCAAAGCCCAGTCTAG
- a CDS encoding YqeG family HAD IIIA-type phosphatase — protein MSKFLQPDLVLGSSVLDLTPEMIQRYGLRGLVLDVDETLVPISTADIPDEIYQWIEGLKPIVSLWLVSNNLSQTRISRIAQSLDVPYILGARKPSRRKLRQAVAAMDFPVHQVGMVGDRLFTDVLAGNRLGMFTILVEPMVSPTQTRRCYPVRALEVWLSQLLGASLSAHQSMQQNDTQRNRNT, from the coding sequence TTGAGCAAGTTTCTACAGCCCGATTTGGTGCTGGGCAGTTCAGTACTCGACTTAACGCCAGAGATGATTCAGCGCTATGGGCTGCGTGGGTTAGTGCTGGACGTAGATGAGACACTAGTACCCATTTCCACGGCGGATATTCCTGATGAAATCTATCAATGGATTGAAGGGCTCAAGCCCATTGTCTCCCTATGGTTGGTCAGCAATAACCTGAGCCAAACCCGCATTAGTCGGATCGCCCAATCCCTCGATGTGCCCTACATCTTAGGAGCACGCAAACCATCTCGCCGCAAACTCCGTCAGGCGGTGGCGGCCATGGATTTTCCGGTGCATCAAGTGGGCATGGTGGGCGATCGCCTATTTACAGATGTGCTGGCCGGAAATCGTCTTGGCATGTTTACGATTTTAGTCGAGCCCATGGTCTCCCCAACCCAAACGCGCCGCTGCTATCCTGTGCGTGCTTTGGAAGTTTGGCTATCCCAACTGCTGGGAGCCTCTCTCTCGGCCCATCAGTCCATGCAACAAAACGATACGCAACGTAACCGGAACACATAG
- a CDS encoding DUF2949 domain-containing protein, with translation MTPQSYTRLVQFLEEELSLSSSAISMALRHCEQDPGPLPMILWKYGLITLEQLDRIFDWLETA, from the coding sequence ATGACCCCCCAAAGCTATACTCGACTCGTCCAATTTCTAGAAGAGGAATTGTCTCTTTCCTCATCAGCCATTTCCATGGCCCTGCGCCACTGCGAACAAGATCCGGGGCCCTTGCCGATGATCCTCTGGAAGTATGGCTTGATTACCTTGGAACAGCTTGATCGAATTTTTGACTGGCTGGAAACAGCCTAA
- a CDS encoding UDP-N-acetylmuramoyl-L-alanyl-D-glutamate--2,6-diaminopimelate ligase gives MKLRELLAAVIQDRDLPDHPALDQDVTGLSTNSHACQPGHVFLGMPGTRVDGGEFWRGAIAAGAIAALVSPAAAQKPLPDGEYPAAVAEGCVIPMEDMPKVCAQLAACFYGHPTRSLHLVGVTGTNGKTTTTHLIEYLLGDTPKALLGTLYARWPGHQETAVHTTPFALELQRQLAAAVSAGSQFGVMEVSSHALAQGRVMGCSFDVAVFTNLTQDHLDFHKDLDDYFNAKALLFTPDYLTGRAVVNWDDSYGRQLCERLPAEQLWTYSTQDASADLWTSDLVYGVDGVSGQLHTPKGAIAFRSPLVGQFNLANLLAAVGAALQLGVELEAIAQRLPTFAGVPGRMEQVQIHKKQDISVIVDYAHTPDSLENLLKAARPFIRGQMICVFGCGGDRDRTKRPQMGDIAARLSDVAIVTSDNPRTEDPARILDDIVAGIAPDAEPLVIGDRAEAIRTAILQAKPGDGVLIAGKGHEDYQILGTEKVHFDDREQARDALMARYA, from the coding sequence ATGAAATTGCGTGAACTCTTAGCAGCGGTGATCCAGGACAGGGATCTCCCCGATCATCCAGCGTTGGATCAAGATGTGACAGGGCTTTCAACCAATTCCCATGCCTGCCAGCCGGGGCATGTATTTTTAGGAATGCCGGGAACGCGGGTGGATGGGGGCGAGTTTTGGCGAGGGGCGATCGCAGCGGGAGCGATCGCTGCCCTAGTGTCTCCAGCCGCCGCCCAGAAGCCTTTACCGGATGGGGAGTACCCAGCGGCGGTGGCCGAGGGCTGTGTCATTCCCATGGAAGATATGCCGAAGGTTTGTGCCCAGCTAGCAGCCTGCTTCTATGGACATCCGACGCGATCGCTCCACTTAGTAGGCGTGACCGGCACCAATGGCAAAACGACCACCACCCACCTGATTGAATATCTCCTCGGTGATACCCCCAAAGCCCTGCTAGGCACCCTCTATGCCCGTTGGCCAGGGCATCAGGAAACGGCGGTGCATACGACACCCTTTGCCTTAGAACTCCAGCGGCAGTTAGCGGCGGCGGTGAGCGCCGGCAGTCAGTTTGGGGTCATGGAGGTCAGTTCCCACGCCCTAGCTCAAGGACGGGTGATGGGCTGTAGCTTTGATGTGGCGGTGTTCACAAATTTGACCCAAGATCACCTAGATTTCCACAAGGATTTAGACGATTACTTTAACGCCAAGGCATTGCTCTTTACGCCAGATTATCTGACGGGGCGGGCTGTGGTGAATTGGGATGATTCCTATGGCCGGCAGCTCTGCGAACGCTTGCCGGCAGAGCAATTGTGGACCTATAGCACCCAAGATGCCAGCGCGGATTTATGGACGAGTGATTTGGTTTATGGCGTGGATGGGGTATCGGGACAACTCCATACGCCTAAAGGAGCGATCGCGTTTCGGTCGCCGCTCGTGGGGCAGTTTAACTTAGCCAACCTCTTGGCCGCCGTTGGAGCAGCGCTGCAGTTAGGCGTGGAGCTAGAAGCGATCGCTCAGCGCCTACCAACATTTGCGGGCGTGCCAGGGCGCATGGAACAGGTGCAGATTCATAAAAAGCAAGATATTAGCGTCATTGTGGACTATGCCCACACGCCAGACAGCCTGGAAAACCTGCTGAAGGCGGCCCGTCCGTTTATTCGGGGGCAGATGATCTGTGTGTTTGGCTGTGGAGGCGATCGCGATCGCACCAAGCGGCCACAGATGGGCGATATTGCAGCCCGCTTGTCTGACGTGGCCATTGTCACCTCCGATAACCCGCGCACCGAAGATCCAGCTCGGATCCTCGATGACATTGTGGCGGGTATTGCACCGGACGCCGAGCCGCTGGTGATTGGCGATCGCGCTGAGGCCATTCGCACTGCCATCCTGCAGGCTAAGCCAGGGGATGGGGTGTTGATTGCTGGGAAAGGGCACGAAGACTATCAAATCTTGGGCACGGAGAAGGTGCATTTTGACGATCGTGAACAGGCCCGAGATGCCTTGATGGCACGCTACGCCTAA
- a CDS encoding DUF3727 domain-containing protein, which produces MNDDDLDLNVETIHLADEDGRLLLCSVEKSADIEGTKYLLLLPVHAPIEIFAWEEGDEEDEEVLVDIDDEEVVDVFDTARAVLAEQNLMLTHTAFTLTAEGDLPDPVDDDIITLNIGEDEEANETEQFQMLATFFYEEQEYVLCTPLEPLLFFARVNGQQTPELLSPEEFQTVRPQLEDLLFEDID; this is translated from the coding sequence ATGAATGACGACGACTTAGATCTGAATGTAGAGACCATTCACCTCGCTGACGAAGACGGGCGTTTACTCCTGTGTTCGGTCGAAAAGTCAGCGGATATTGAGGGCACCAAATACCTCCTCTTACTTCCTGTCCATGCGCCGATTGAAATTTTCGCTTGGGAAGAAGGCGACGAAGAAGATGAAGAAGTGCTGGTCGATATTGACGATGAGGAAGTCGTCGATGTGTTTGACACAGCTCGGGCTGTTTTAGCAGAGCAGAATTTGATGCTCACCCATACAGCTTTTACCCTAACCGCTGAGGGAGATCTGCCTGATCCTGTCGATGACGACATCATTACCCTCAACATTGGTGAGGATGAAGAAGCCAATGAAACCGAGCAGTTTCAAATGTTGGCAACCTTTTTCTATGAAGAGCAAGAATATGTGCTCTGTACCCCTCTAGAGCCGCTTCTCTTTTTCGCCCGCGTCAACGGTCAGCAGACTCCCGAACTGTTATCGCCCGAGGAATTTCAGACCGTACGCCCACAACTAGAAGATCTGCTGTTTGAGGATATCGATTAG
- the murJ gene encoding murein biosynthesis integral membrane protein MurJ, whose amino-acid sequence MADSKKPTRSFARIAGIVAAATLISKIFGLFRQQAIAAAFGVGAAVDAYNFAYVIPGFLLVLLGGINGPFHSAIVSVLAKRRSEDEDIAPLVETITTLIGGVLLLVTIGLIIWAAPLIDLVAPGLNQSPEGLEIRAIAIQQLRIMAPMALLAGLIGIGFGTLNAADQYWLPSISPIFSSVALLGGLGLLVLHLGSAVTDPENAVLGGMVLAWGTLAGAVLQWLVQVPAQWRSGLGRLRLRFNIRRPGVQDIVRILMPATFSSGMMQINVYTDLFFASYLPQAAAALGYANLLVQTPLGIISNVILVPFLPILSRLSGIESRTEFKQRIGQGMMLTAVTMLPLSALMMTLAFPIVRVVYERYAFDQSASRLVTSVLIAYGLGMFVYLGRDVLVRVFYALGDGDTPFRVSIFNIFLNALLDYWLIQAFGAPGLVLATVGVNLVSMVMFLWLLDRRLDGLPWRTWSLPFLGLVGASTVAAGLCWGSRWGLEELLGTEGFFIQVLQLCIAGSIGLAGFGAIASRLGIPEFDMVVGRISQRLRRSGD is encoded by the coding sequence GTGGCTGATTCGAAGAAACCAACACGTTCATTTGCCAGGATTGCTGGCATTGTGGCGGCTGCCACGCTGATTAGTAAGATCTTTGGCCTGTTTCGTCAACAGGCGATCGCTGCTGCATTTGGGGTGGGGGCAGCCGTTGATGCCTACAACTTTGCCTACGTTATCCCTGGCTTTTTGCTCGTGCTGCTGGGGGGCATCAATGGCCCATTTCATAGCGCCATCGTCAGTGTTTTGGCCAAACGCCGGTCTGAAGACGAAGACATTGCTCCCCTGGTGGAAACCATCACGACATTGATCGGTGGTGTGTTGCTGCTGGTCACGATCGGGCTGATTATTTGGGCTGCTCCGTTGATTGACCTGGTGGCTCCGGGGCTGAATCAGTCGCCTGAAGGGTTAGAGATTCGAGCGATCGCCATCCAGCAACTGCGGATTATGGCTCCCATGGCCCTGCTTGCGGGTCTGATTGGCATTGGCTTTGGCACCCTCAACGCCGCCGATCAATATTGGCTGCCTTCCATCAGCCCCATCTTTTCCAGCGTGGCCCTCCTGGGTGGGTTAGGATTACTGGTGCTCCACCTGGGTAGCGCCGTCACCGATCCTGAGAATGCCGTACTCGGGGGCATGGTTTTAGCCTGGGGAACCTTGGCGGGGGCTGTGCTGCAGTGGCTAGTGCAGGTGCCGGCCCAATGGCGATCGGGCCTAGGGCGGCTGCGGCTACGCTTCAATATTCGTCGTCCTGGCGTCCAAGACATCGTCCGCATCCTCATGCCGGCCACCTTTTCCTCTGGCATGATGCAGATCAATGTCTACACTGATCTTTTCTTTGCCTCCTATCTACCCCAAGCCGCTGCCGCTTTGGGCTATGCCAACTTGCTGGTGCAAACGCCCCTCGGCATCATTTCCAACGTAATTTTGGTGCCCTTTTTACCCATCCTGTCCCGGCTATCCGGCATCGAAAGCCGCACGGAATTTAAGCAGCGCATTGGCCAAGGCATGATGCTCACCGCCGTCACCATGCTGCCCCTGAGCGCTCTGATGATGACCCTAGCCTTTCCCATTGTGCGGGTGGTCTATGAACGCTACGCCTTTGACCAAAGCGCCTCCCGGTTGGTGACGTCCGTCCTGATCGCCTACGGTCTCGGCATGTTTGTTTACCTAGGGCGAGATGTCTTAGTGCGGGTGTTCTATGCCCTTGGTGATGGCGACACGCCCTTTCGGGTGAGTATTTTCAACATTTTTCTGAATGCCCTGCTCGACTACTGGCTGATCCAAGCCTTTGGTGCCCCAGGACTCGTGCTAGCCACCGTGGGGGTCAACCTCGTCTCTATGGTGATGTTTTTGTGGCTGCTGGATCGCCGCTTGGATGGTCTACCTTGGCGAACCTGGAGTCTGCCCTTTTTAGGACTGGTGGGAGCCAGTACCGTTGCAGCGGGGCTCTGTTGGGGAAGCCGGTGGGGATTAGAAGAGCTGCTGGGTACGGAAGGATTTTTCATTCAAGTCCTACAGCTTTGTATTGCTGGATCGATTGGTTTGGCGGGATTTGGGGCGATCGCCAGTCGATTGGGCATCCCGGAATTTGACATGGTGGTTGGCCGGATTAGCCAACGCCTACGTCGTTCTGGGGATTAA
- a CDS encoding GNAT family N-acetyltransferase — translation MTSASPHPQSISIRPLQGRDFDALEHLASKELAAEHSYHPTGPHPTMEQMRPWYGVLKCLSWVPNPLQHMLCAFVAEHAGQPHGMIRVSPVNRTRSTWRVEQIAAESTLVDGQVKLLATDVASQLLRYCLQNIWEARTWMIEVDVNDSAALGVYRQTGFQPLAQMAYWAIAPDLLTTLAQREPDLPNLLPVSNADAFLLHQLDTVAMPPLVRQVFDRQPPDFKSGVFQTLVNGVQHWVRRVDSVSGYVFEPQRKAAIGYFNLQLCRDGRCPHVAELTVHPAYTWLYPELLAQMARMTQDCPPQQLCLASADYQSEREEYLAQIGAERTQHTLLMSRSVWHKLRETRPVSFEYLPLPEVLQGLQPARKPVPSRFSMFGRTAANPMPAAHPIPPVSGTVRDDHGDSAPASPEASSTDGKSSDRRLPFLNHDSMEGSQG, via the coding sequence ATGACTTCAGCATCTCCTCACCCGCAGAGTATCTCTATCCGCCCCTTGCAAGGTCGAGATTTCGACGCCCTTGAGCATCTTGCTTCGAAGGAATTGGCGGCCGAGCATTCCTACCATCCCACTGGGCCCCATCCCACCATGGAGCAAATGCGGCCTTGGTACGGGGTGCTGAAATGTCTAAGTTGGGTGCCCAATCCTCTCCAACACATGCTCTGCGCCTTTGTGGCAGAACATGCTGGGCAGCCCCACGGCATGATTCGGGTCTCGCCCGTCAACCGGACGCGCAGCACCTGGCGGGTGGAGCAAATTGCGGCGGAGTCTACCTTGGTAGATGGGCAGGTGAAGCTCTTGGCTACGGATGTGGCATCCCAACTCCTGCGCTATTGCCTGCAAAATATCTGGGAAGCGCGTACCTGGATGATTGAGGTAGACGTGAATGATAGTGCGGCTTTGGGCGTCTATCGACAGACGGGGTTCCAGCCCTTGGCGCAGATGGCCTACTGGGCGATCGCTCCTGATCTATTGACAACCTTGGCCCAGCGGGAGCCCGATCTCCCCAATCTGCTGCCGGTGAGCAACGCGGATGCCTTTTTGCTGCATCAGCTCGACACGGTGGCCATGCCGCCGCTTGTCCGCCAAGTCTTTGATCGCCAACCGCCAGACTTTAAGTCCGGTGTGTTCCAAACCTTAGTCAACGGTGTCCAGCATTGGGTGCGGCGGGTAGACAGCGTGAGTGGCTACGTATTTGAGCCCCAGCGCAAGGCAGCGATCGGCTATTTCAACCTACAGCTTTGTCGTGATGGGCGCTGTCCCCACGTCGCCGAGTTGACCGTGCATCCAGCCTACACCTGGCTCTACCCAGAACTGCTCGCCCAAATGGCCCGCATGACCCAAGACTGTCCACCCCAGCAGCTTTGCCTAGCCTCGGCTGACTATCAGTCTGAGCGGGAAGAATATCTAGCCCAGATTGGGGCAGAGCGCACCCAGCACACCTTGCTAATGTCGCGGTCGGTGTGGCATAAACTGCGGGAAACGCGGCCGGTGTCCTTCGAATACTTGCCGCTGCCCGAGGTACTGCAGGGTCTGCAGCCGGCCCGCAAACCGGTGCCCAGCCGATTTTCTATGTTTGGTCGAACGGCAGCCAACCCAATGCCTGCCGCCCATCCCATCCCCCCCGTCTCCGGAACGGTGCGGGATGATCATGGTGATTCGGCCCCCGCTTCCCCCGAAGCGTCGAGCACCGATGGGAAAAGTAGCGATCGCCGCCTGCCTTTCTTGAACCACGATTCCATGGAAGGATCCCAGGGATAG
- a CDS encoding glutaredoxin family protein: protein MHLILYSKPGCHLCEGLQEKLEQVTTVAIALEIRDITTQDDWFQAYQYEIPILMWVLPDSAVLPEGVDKGSALRLPRLSPRASIAQVEQMLQTYQRRHQPE from the coding sequence ATGCATCTGATCTTGTACAGCAAACCTGGATGTCATCTTTGTGAGGGTCTTCAGGAAAAACTGGAGCAGGTCACCACGGTCGCGATCGCCCTAGAGATTCGAGACATCACGACCCAGGATGACTGGTTTCAAGCCTATCAATACGAGATTCCTATCCTGATGTGGGTGTTGCCCGATTCGGCAGTCTTACCGGAGGGCGTAGACAAGGGCAGTGCGCTGCGTCTGCCGCGCCTCTCGCCCCGGGCCAGCATTGCTCAAGTGGAGCAAATGCTACAGACATATCAGCGTCGTCATCAGCCAGAATAG
- the mltG gene encoding endolytic transglycosylase MltG, producing the protein MQRITRTLFYILILPATLALGGWQGWAWWSWATTPALSSSDPSSLTADDSLIRMEIPSGTSARQIGQDLKAVGLIRSTTAWDLWARWQMLRDRPGGFLAGTYELSPTTPMVAIADQIWDGDVATQQFTIPEGWSIQQMAAYFEAEGLFSADEFIAASQAVPYDAYPWLPRGLPHVEGFLYPDTYELAYPLTAEMVIRQMLDRFETVALPIYQESSSQSSYTILEWVTLSSIVEKEAVVGQERPLIASVFAKRLREDIPLGADPTVEYGLGIQQTPEQPLTLAEVRTPSPYNTYINPGLPPTPISSPGLASLEVSLDPADTEYLYFVARYDGTHVFSRTLEEHESAQGRIRDEVDGDRSSSADRVN; encoded by the coding sequence GTGCAACGCATTACCCGAACGTTATTTTATATCCTCATCTTGCCAGCCACGCTGGCTCTTGGAGGCTGGCAAGGATGGGCTTGGTGGAGTTGGGCGACCACGCCGGCACTAAGCAGTTCTGACCCATCGTCGTTGACGGCGGACGATTCGCTGATCCGCATGGAAATTCCGTCGGGTACCTCCGCACGCCAGATTGGGCAAGATCTCAAGGCCGTGGGCTTGATTCGGTCAACCACTGCTTGGGATCTCTGGGCTCGTTGGCAAATGCTGCGCGATCGCCCTGGGGGATTCTTAGCAGGTACATATGAGCTGTCGCCCACAACCCCGATGGTGGCGATCGCTGATCAAATCTGGGATGGAGACGTCGCAACCCAGCAATTTACCATTCCTGAAGGTTGGTCGATTCAGCAAATGGCCGCCTATTTTGAGGCAGAAGGATTATTTTCCGCCGATGAATTTATAGCAGCCAGCCAAGCGGTTCCCTATGATGCCTATCCGTGGCTGCCCAGGGGACTACCCCACGTCGAAGGGTTTCTCTATCCCGATACCTACGAACTTGCCTACCCTCTGACTGCAGAGATGGTCATCCGTCAAATGCTGGATCGCTTTGAGACGGTGGCCCTGCCGATTTATCAAGAGTCCTCCTCTCAATCCTCTTATACGATCCTGGAATGGGTCACCCTATCGAGTATTGTGGAAAAAGAGGCGGTGGTAGGACAAGAGCGCCCCCTCATTGCCAGTGTCTTTGCAAAACGCTTGCGAGAAGACATCCCCCTCGGTGCAGACCCGACGGTGGAATATGGTCTAGGCATTCAACAAACCCCCGAACAACCCTTGACCTTAGCTGAGGTGAGGACGCCCTCTCCCTACAATACCTATATCAATCCAGGTCTACCCCCAACTCCTATTTCGAGTCCAGGTTTGGCTAGCCTAGAGGTCTCCTTAGATCCAGCCGATACCGAGTACCTATACTTTGTGGCTCGCTATGATGGAACCCATGTGTTTAGCCGCACCTTGGAAGAGCATGAATCTGCTCAAGGCCGCATTCGTGATGAAGTCGATGGCGATCGCTCGTCTAGTGCGGATCGGGTGAATTGA